Proteins from a genomic interval of Symmachiella macrocystis:
- a CDS encoding PVC-type heme-binding CxxCH protein, with protein sequence MCSSRGHAVCSFRKNATRCALTVAAAVGIAWGLATLPAVAQQPAEETVKSFTVADGFEATLFATEPMISNPITIDVDTQGRVWVTEGVNYRRAQKNPPIDTIKVLEDTDGDGRADKMTVFTADLNCAMGVCVAGDKIYVPESPNIYVYEDADGDLKPDGPRKLFLTGFGGQNHDHGVHSLVFGPDQKLYMTQGDTGFDVTGPDGKQIKFQWGAMIRCEGDGTQLEDFAVNFRNPFELAVDSYGNVWCSDNDNDGLKSTRICWILEGGNYGWFGRPENIRNPDGSFDPIHHWRADKPGFVPYALITGFGSPCGMTFYEGSAFGPQYDGAIFHCDAGPREVRSYKPQKKTGIGYGVTAENVITSTDNYFRPDDVCVAPDGALFVSDWYDGGVGGHAYNDPTRGRIYRITPKGKKLVRREKPGPYDNDADAIVALGSPNHATTFLARQRLLESGEAAVPKLAELVAGKDARLKARALWVLDRIGGSGRDYVTKQLASDNPKFRALAVRILRRHGADYENEILNVADDDNPEVIREIALSLPNLKSQQATETLIDLFERYDGGDRYLLETLHIASRRREEEMFRRVVDLPGAGVDPRLVNLVRILRPEDATEYLATKLETTDVTPAARAALLSALETVTTPAAGKSVAGVLTAQEASADVKRLALEALMRKLSGPWSEIKKSPEVTDGLRASLGDPQLQNDALMVIAAAGLKDFGGDVVGLIDSSDKQVQIKAMSVAANLMLDAAAPAIVKYLKSEDAQIQNAALRALVALQVTDSLAGILADATLADGLKTKAVDLLLQSSSGAVMLLPLVEKKRLSPELAQRTIDGAVQHADVNVRLLYEKFVPESQRPKTLGQSFTPDDILKLTGDAQRGKSVFLRSGAASCNRCHRVRNQGADIGPDLSLIGRKYERMALLETIMNPSAGIAPEYVPHVVETKRGKVFAGFVQQRSDDAVVLKTIEGNLLRINNDDIEEDVEQKTSLMPELVLKNVTAQDAADLLAYLVSLRDAEVYATQFRAVGPFANDKPEHRTTVYGPEKEPGQFDGAAKYKGLGENTVHWIDSNTRAYNGGAPAIDLTRLSERAKVRHDYIIYYFAVVLDSAIAQPARLNIGSNDGIQVWLEGKKIHEFPELRGLKPGEDQVDVQLKQGKNLILLKLDQAGGTAGLTLSVEARGNVTFELP encoded by the coding sequence ATGTGCTCGTCCAGGGGACACGCAGTCTGTTCGTTTCGTAAAAATGCCACGCGCTGCGCTCTGACCGTTGCAGCGGCGGTTGGCATCGCTTGGGGTTTGGCCACTCTTCCAGCTGTGGCACAACAACCGGCGGAGGAGACGGTTAAGTCGTTTACGGTGGCGGATGGGTTCGAGGCGACGTTGTTTGCCACGGAACCGATGATCTCCAACCCGATCACGATCGACGTCGATACGCAGGGACGCGTGTGGGTGACCGAAGGGGTGAACTATCGCCGCGCTCAAAAGAATCCCCCAATCGACACCATCAAGGTTCTGGAAGACACCGACGGCGATGGCCGCGCGGATAAGATGACCGTCTTCACAGCCGATCTGAATTGTGCCATGGGGGTTTGTGTTGCGGGGGACAAAATTTATGTGCCCGAATCGCCCAACATTTATGTCTACGAAGATGCCGATGGCGACCTTAAGCCGGATGGGCCGCGCAAGCTGTTTCTCACCGGTTTTGGGGGACAGAATCACGATCACGGCGTGCACAGCTTGGTGTTTGGACCGGACCAAAAGTTGTATATGACGCAAGGCGATACCGGGTTTGATGTGACGGGGCCGGATGGGAAACAGATCAAGTTTCAATGGGGAGCGATGATTCGTTGCGAAGGGGACGGCACGCAGTTGGAAGACTTTGCCGTCAATTTTCGCAATCCCTTTGAATTAGCGGTCGATTCGTACGGCAACGTGTGGTGCAGCGACAACGACAACGACGGGCTAAAGAGCACGCGGATTTGTTGGATTCTGGAAGGGGGCAATTACGGCTGGTTCGGCCGGCCGGAGAACATCCGCAATCCCGACGGCAGCTTTGATCCGATTCACCACTGGCGGGCGGACAAACCGGGCTTTGTGCCGTACGCGTTGATCACCGGATTCGGTTCGCCGTGCGGGATGACGTTTTACGAAGGCTCGGCATTCGGTCCGCAATATGACGGCGCGATTTTTCATTGCGACGCCGGACCGCGTGAGGTTCGCAGCTACAAACCGCAGAAAAAAACGGGCATTGGATACGGCGTCACTGCGGAAAACGTGATCACCAGCACGGACAATTATTTCCGGCCCGACGATGTTTGCGTTGCTCCCGACGGGGCGCTGTTTGTTTCCGATTGGTATGACGGCGGCGTGGGAGGACATGCCTATAACGACCCGACGCGCGGCCGGATTTATCGCATTACCCCCAAAGGCAAGAAATTGGTCCGCCGCGAAAAGCCGGGCCCGTACGACAACGATGCCGATGCCATCGTCGCCCTGGGAAGTCCGAATCATGCGACGACGTTTCTGGCGCGGCAGCGACTCTTGGAAAGCGGCGAAGCGGCGGTGCCGAAATTGGCAGAGTTGGTCGCTGGGAAAGATGCGCGGCTCAAGGCTCGTGCGCTGTGGGTTTTGGACCGCATCGGCGGCAGTGGTCGCGATTATGTCACCAAGCAACTCGCATCCGACAATCCTAAGTTCCGCGCGTTGGCGGTGCGGATTTTGCGCCGACATGGCGCTGACTATGAAAATGAAATCCTGAATGTCGCTGACGATGACAATCCAGAAGTGATCCGCGAAATCGCATTGTCGCTGCCGAATTTGAAGTCGCAGCAAGCGACCGAAACGCTAATTGATCTCTTCGAGCGCTACGACGGCGGCGACCGGTATTTGTTGGAGACGCTGCACATTGCTTCCCGAAGACGCGAGGAGGAGATGTTTCGCCGTGTCGTTGATCTGCCCGGTGCTGGGGTGGACCCGCGGTTGGTGAATCTGGTGCGGATCTTGCGACCCGAAGATGCGACGGAGTATTTGGCGACGAAATTGGAAACGACCGATGTGACTCCCGCGGCGCGTGCGGCATTGCTGTCGGCGTTGGAAACTGTGACCACCCCCGCAGCAGGCAAATCGGTGGCCGGCGTGCTCACCGCACAGGAGGCCTCGGCAGATGTCAAACGGTTGGCGCTGGAAGCCTTGATGCGAAAGCTCTCGGGGCCGTGGAGTGAAATTAAGAAGTCGCCCGAAGTCACTGACGGCTTGCGAGCGTCGCTGGGCGATCCCCAGTTACAAAACGACGCGCTGATGGTGATTGCCGCAGCGGGTTTGAAAGATTTCGGCGGCGACGTGGTGGGCCTGATCGATTCGTCCGACAAACAGGTTCAAATCAAAGCGATGTCCGTAGCGGCCAATCTAATGTTGGATGCTGCCGCTCCGGCAATCGTGAAGTATTTGAAATCGGAAGACGCACAAATTCAAAATGCCGCCTTGCGAGCTTTGGTGGCGCTGCAGGTGACCGATTCGCTCGCCGGAATCTTGGCCGATGCGACGTTGGCTGATGGATTGAAGACCAAGGCTGTCGACTTGCTGCTGCAATCTTCGAGCGGAGCGGTGATGTTGCTGCCGTTGGTAGAAAAGAAACGGCTGTCGCCAGAACTTGCGCAGCGGACAATCGACGGAGCAGTGCAGCATGCGGATGTGAATGTGCGGCTGCTTTATGAAAAGTTCGTCCCGGAGTCGCAGCGGCCCAAGACGTTGGGGCAATCCTTTACGCCTGACGATATTTTGAAGCTGACCGGCGATGCACAGCGGGGCAAGAGCGTGTTTTTGCGTAGTGGCGCCGCCTCATGCAACCGTTGTCATCGCGTCCGCAACCAGGGAGCCGACATTGGTCCCGACTTGAGTCTGATAGGCCGCAAATATGAACGCATGGCGTTATTAGAAACCATCATGAACCCCAGCGCGGGCATCGCACCGGAATATGTGCCGCACGTCGTGGAAACGAAACGGGGCAAGGTGTTCGCTGGGTTTGTGCAACAGCGTTCGGACGATGCGGTGGTGCTCAAAACCATCGAAGGCAACTTGTTGCGGATCAACAACGACGACATCGAAGAAGACGTGGAACAAAAAACGTCCCTGATGCCGGAGTTGGTGCTGAAGAATGTCACCGCACAAGATGCTGCCGATCTGTTGGCCTATTTGGTGAGCCTGCGGGATGCGGAGGTTTACGCAACGCAATTCCGCGCGGTGGGTCCATTTGCAAATGATAAACCGGAGCACCGCACCACGGTTTACGGTCCCGAGAAAGAGCCGGGACAATTTGATGGCGCCGCGAAATACAAGGGGCTGGGCGAGAATACGGTGCATTGGATCGACTCAAATACACGGGCCTACAACGGTGGCGCACCGGCGATTGACCTGACGCGGCTCTCCGAGCGGGCCAAAGTTCGGCACGACTATATTATCTACTATTTCGCCGTCGTACTGGATTCGGCGATCGCTCAACCGGCACGGTTGAATATTGGATCCAACGACGGAATTCAAGTTTGGTTAGAGGGAAAGAAGATTCACGAGTTCCCTGAACTGCGCGGCCTCAAGCCGGGGGAAGACCAGGTTGACGTGCAGTTGAAGCAGGGGAAGAACCTGATCCTGCTCAAGCTCGACCAAGCCGGGGGAACCGCCGGATTGACGTTGTCGGTCGAGGCGCGGGGCAATGTGACGTTTGAGTTGCCGTAA
- a CDS encoding Gfo/Idh/MocA family oxidoreductase, which produces MSEKSNESSTRRDFLKASSVVAAGAGVLGNLSFASQAFAAGDDTIRVGLIGAGGRGRGAASQALSTEGNIKLVAIADAFSDRLEDGLTHINGQMQKNKTPERVDIAEENKFVGFDAYQKVLDSDVDVVILATPPGFRPIHFEAAVNADKHVFMEKPVATDAPGVRKVLAAAQAAKQKNLAVGVGLQRHHQKPYLELVDRVHNGAIGDIVAMRVYWNGGGVWDPRRTREECSGEMEYQMRNWYYYTWLCGDHIVEQHIHNLDVGNWLMKANPATGEGYPVSASGMGGRQVRTDKKYGEIFDHHAVEYVYDNGTRMYSQCRHMPGCPGNVTEHAHGTKGVVHLGGRDYSIEGENNTKFKGKYRDPYQVEHDQLFAAIRSGTPYSEAERGAYSTLTAIIGRLATYSGKEIKWNQALNSEISLMPETYAWDAAPPTLPNEHGEYQIAHPGLTKVV; this is translated from the coding sequence ATGTCCGAAAAGTCTAACGAATCCTCAACAAGGCGTGATTTTCTGAAGGCTTCGTCGGTCGTTGCCGCCGGCGCAGGCGTATTGGGTAACCTCAGTTTCGCCTCGCAGGCATTTGCCGCCGGCGACGACACGATTCGCGTGGGACTCATCGGTGCCGGCGGACGGGGACGCGGTGCTGCCTCGCAGGCGCTTTCCACCGAAGGCAATATCAAATTGGTGGCTATCGCTGACGCTTTCTCCGACCGACTGGAAGATGGTCTGACGCACATCAACGGGCAAATGCAGAAGAACAAGACGCCCGAGCGTGTGGATATCGCCGAAGAGAACAAGTTCGTCGGTTTCGATGCCTATCAAAAGGTGCTCGATAGTGACGTCGATGTGGTGATTTTGGCCACCCCGCCGGGATTTCGTCCGATTCATTTCGAAGCGGCCGTCAATGCCGACAAGCATGTCTTCATGGAAAAACCGGTCGCTACCGACGCACCGGGCGTTCGCAAAGTCTTGGCAGCCGCCCAAGCCGCTAAGCAAAAGAACTTAGCCGTCGGTGTCGGATTGCAACGGCATCACCAAAAGCCGTATCTGGAATTGGTCGATCGCGTACATAACGGCGCCATCGGCGACATCGTGGCCATGCGGGTTTACTGGAATGGCGGCGGCGTCTGGGATCCGCGTCGGACGCGCGAAGAATGCTCCGGAGAAATGGAGTACCAAATGCGGAACTGGTACTACTACACGTGGTTGTGCGGCGACCACATCGTCGAGCAGCACATCCACAACCTCGACGTCGGCAACTGGCTGATGAAGGCCAACCCCGCCACAGGAGAGGGTTATCCCGTTTCCGCGTCTGGCATGGGGGGACGGCAAGTTCGCACCGACAAAAAGTACGGCGAAATCTTCGACCATCACGCAGTCGAATACGTGTACGACAACGGCACGCGAATGTACAGCCAATGCCGGCACATGCCGGGTTGTCCCGGCAACGTCACCGAGCACGCGCACGGGACCAAAGGGGTTGTGCATCTAGGTGGCCGGGACTACTCCATCGAAGGTGAGAACAACACCAAATTCAAAGGCAAGTATCGCGATCCTTACCAAGTCGAACACGACCAATTGTTCGCCGCCATCCGCTCCGGCACGCCCTACAGCGAAGCCGAACGCGGCGCCTATTCCACGTTGACGGCCATCATCGGCCGCTTGGCGACTTATTCCGGGAAAGAGATCAAATGGAATCAAGCCCTCAATTCTGAGATCAGCTTGATGCCCGAGACTTATGCCTGGGACGCCGCCCCGCCGACACTGCCCAACGAGCACGGCGAATACCAGATCGCGCATCCCGGTTTAACGAAAGTCGTCTGA
- a CDS encoding formylglycine-generating enzyme family protein, which produces MNLPTTLCRLAGSRQVHCRSRNVSTILSRLMRVQSPSAWSFLIAAVVTLNVLTAANAADKETAAADAKTEKEMKPYKQTITGTDVTFEMLPIPGGTYTMGSPEDEADRYKDESPQREVKIEPFWMGKCEVTWDEYDIWSFSLDQKIRKIRGVDPTERDKKADAVTRPTPPYTDMTFSMGHDGFPAICMTQLAAKTYCKWLSEKTGHYYRLPTEAEWEYACRAGTTTAFSFGDDPEKIGDYAWYGDNSDDQYQKVGKKKPNPWGLHDMHGNVNEWVLDQYQETYPAPDKSVQGPLLGPLVVATELYPRVVRGGSWEDDPADARSATRRGSEEDWKYQDPQIPQSVWYHTDALFVGFRVVRPLRVPNDKERAELKLDAKKVVNQR; this is translated from the coding sequence ATGAACCTACCTACCACACTATGCCGACTTGCCGGTTCACGGCAAGTCCACTGCCGCTCTCGCAATGTGAGCACGATTCTTTCTCGCCTGATGCGTGTGCAATCACCGTCAGCTTGGTCCTTTCTTATCGCTGCTGTCGTGACCCTCAACGTTTTGACCGCCGCGAACGCCGCTGATAAAGAAACAGCCGCTGCGGATGCCAAAACCGAAAAGGAAATGAAACCCTACAAGCAAACCATCACCGGAACCGACGTCACTTTCGAAATGCTACCGATTCCCGGCGGAACCTACACCATGGGCAGCCCCGAGGATGAAGCCGATCGGTATAAAGACGAGTCTCCACAACGAGAAGTGAAGATCGAACCGTTTTGGATGGGCAAATGCGAAGTCACTTGGGACGAATACGACATTTGGTCCTTCAGTCTGGATCAAAAAATTCGCAAAATCCGTGGTGTTGATCCGACGGAACGCGACAAAAAAGCGGATGCGGTGACACGTCCCACGCCCCCGTATACCGATATGACGTTCAGCATGGGGCACGATGGCTTTCCCGCGATCTGCATGACGCAATTGGCGGCAAAGACTTACTGCAAATGGCTCAGCGAAAAAACTGGCCATTATTACCGACTGCCGACCGAAGCCGAGTGGGAATACGCCTGCCGCGCCGGCACGACGACAGCGTTTTCCTTCGGCGATGATCCGGAAAAAATCGGCGACTACGCTTGGTATGGCGATAACAGCGACGATCAGTATCAAAAGGTCGGCAAGAAAAAACCAAATCCCTGGGGCCTGCACGATATGCACGGCAACGTCAACGAATGGGTGCTCGACCAATACCAGGAAACCTATCCGGCCCCCGACAAATCCGTTCAAGGACCGCTGCTGGGGCCCTTGGTTGTCGCCACGGAATTGTACCCCCGCGTGGTTCGCGGCGGTTCCTGGGAAGATGATCCAGCAGATGCCCGCTCTGCGACACGTCGCGGTTCTGAGGAGGATTGGAAGTACCAGGACCCGCAAATCCCGCAAAGCGTCTGGTATCATACCGATGCGCTGTTCGTCGGATTTCGCGTCGTGCGACCGCTCCGCGTACCCAATGACAAAGAACGAGCGGAATTAAAACTCGATGCAAAAAAGGTCGTCAACCAGCGTTGA
- a CDS encoding FAD:protein FMN transferase — MTLLCVLLLSANPNAPETWHRYEFQRIRMGIPVKISLYATDDDTAKHAAQAAFARFKQLDRILSDYDPDSELMQLCARAGSDRDIPVSQDLKVVLEHSLRVSRKTDGAFDVTVGPLVKLWRKARRKRQLPTAEALTEARAAVGYESVVLDAQSSKVRLIKPNMRLDLGGIAKGYTADQALGEMKKHGVSRALIDAGGDIVVGDPPPGKDGWRIGMAPLQKRDGPPSRFVTLKNAGIATSGDAWQFVEIDGQRYSHIIDRQTGYGLTERSSVTVIAADGITSDALASAVSVLGVERGLALIEKTCGTSALIVTLEEDQPVVHASKAFPADE; from the coding sequence GTGACGTTGTTGTGTGTACTTCTGTTGTCAGCGAATCCCAACGCACCGGAAACTTGGCATCGATACGAATTTCAACGTATCCGCATGGGTATTCCGGTCAAGATTTCATTATATGCGACCGACGATGATACCGCAAAACATGCCGCCCAAGCCGCTTTTGCGCGGTTTAAACAACTGGACCGAATTCTAAGCGATTACGACCCCGACAGCGAGTTAATGCAACTCTGCGCACGAGCGGGAAGTGACCGCGACATTCCGGTCTCTCAAGACCTCAAGGTCGTACTGGAACATTCGTTACGCGTTTCTCGTAAAACCGACGGTGCTTTCGACGTCACCGTCGGACCGCTGGTCAAACTGTGGCGCAAGGCGCGCCGCAAAAGGCAACTCCCCACAGCGGAAGCACTTACCGAGGCCCGTGCGGCAGTGGGATACGAATCCGTCGTTCTCGACGCCCAGAGTTCAAAAGTACGACTGATTAAACCGAATATGCGGCTTGACCTGGGGGGGATCGCTAAAGGATATACCGCTGATCAAGCGCTAGGTGAAATGAAGAAGCATGGCGTGTCCCGCGCGCTCATTGACGCCGGCGGTGATATCGTTGTCGGGGACCCGCCGCCGGGCAAAGATGGGTGGCGCATCGGCATGGCTCCGCTACAAAAACGAGACGGTCCGCCCAGCCGATTTGTGACACTCAAAAACGCGGGCATCGCCACATCGGGGGATGCGTGGCAGTTTGTGGAAATCGACGGCCAACGTTATTCACACATCATCGACCGCCAAACCGGTTACGGCCTCACCGAGCGGAGCAGCGTAACGGTGATCGCCGCCGACGGGATTACCTCCGATGCCTTGGCCTCAGCGGTGAGCGTGTTGGGTGTCGAGCGAGGGTTGGCATTGATTGAGAAAACCTGCGGGACTTCGGCGCTCATTGTTACGCTCGAAGAGGACCAACCGGTCGTGCATGCCTCGAAGGCATTTCCAGCGGACGAATAA
- a CDS encoding M56 family metallopeptidase, with amino-acid sequence MLLNSTTLALVLEFTLKSSLLFLAAALAALLLRRQTSALRHRIWCLAFAAAVCLPLLSLIIPRFQLPILHPATDPAIAPIDVTVANDSPQGPTDLSELKFSTMAPTDSDTDEILPSPHPSDLDQPHVAQVLAQHASRNQDVAAIGVAPKSNSAAKWGLMIWSIGCVLAVFPLLLGAVRHERILSAAVIANDSDWQRELQDCANQLGLKRPIRLFIANDDTIPMTWGIFRPVVLLPSSCAQWNLQRRRVVLLHELAHIQRWDCPAQLVARVACAVYWFNPLAWYGLHRLRSECERACDDTVVNAGQRVIDYATELVDIAAAYRIPRMPEAVCMAGQCQLVERVASMLDPSRAHTPLTRRGALSTILATMALLMATAIIQPVTRIVTAEENAPPAADSTDNAKPTAETKRPTTDALGDPLPDAALLRMGTIRFRHPSSVVDMALSPDEKTVVSMDEEFIVWDAVTGKERWRGNTQDFGYRLPHAAYGNRAIVFAADSQTFYTPGRWNEIVAWNVATGDHEVIILKDEQPEPRRPLGHYSSLSIDMTRDGQMFAYGNKSRLAVSNNAGQVLYDIANNPENLIKPQDMNRDRLHAGGDFSYGRFSPDGTVLAVVNSESPKEIRLHEAKTGKELRRIPVTSLLVRLAFSPDSKQIVATERDSAVRLYEVATGEKLWDYKIELKNKAESYTSAVAFSPDAETIAVCAPIGSDHDIHLLRAADGKRFGKLIEHGWKPWAVAFTADSKTLFSSGWGGEIYRWDVATQKQLTLPGALRAGGASAASPDGTAVAFCDGEGTVHVLDLPGGGERQQLKIPGTYFSLLTFSPDSRQLAGAGVAGDQVQTTVWDLAASEVVHRWDWPKGHDTHSDFTDLCYSPDGQLLAAAVFRQDTGYIWNLTTGEQLAKLPHQEIHGLSFSPDNRTLVTAGWDKMVRFWSTETGEKLRDFNIGQLKDPKLEGDIRMHSVRYSPQSNLLATLHLDSLVRIWDADDLSLISEIDNEASFSQGGTGFSPDGQWYATGDRKGQVRLYDPLTGQIVWERGRHQDSTKARGFGGNGETLISSGDGVCYLWDLEPAELPLDKSVDELWKDLSGEDSPAAYRAIWALSKQPQATVKLFGKKLRAVEDVVDMSRVGLDLSDEEANRRKRLKRLMVAKKPRMETLPTVQRAISLLVQIGTPEAVALIEKLTIANNKAVNQSAKHALSRIEKR; translated from the coding sequence ATGCTGCTCAATTCCACGACGTTGGCATTGGTTTTAGAGTTCACCCTCAAGTCGAGCCTACTGTTTCTCGCTGCTGCATTGGCGGCGTTGTTATTGCGACGGCAGACTTCCGCCCTGCGGCATCGCATTTGGTGTTTGGCATTCGCTGCAGCGGTGTGCCTTCCCCTGCTGTCGCTCATCATCCCACGATTCCAGCTGCCGATCCTGCACCCGGCAACTGATCCCGCAATCGCGCCGATCGATGTCACCGTGGCCAACGATAGTCCGCAGGGTCCCACGGATTTGAGCGAACTAAAATTCTCGACAATGGCACCCACAGATTCTGACACCGACGAGATATTACCCTCGCCACACCCGTCGGACCTCGATCAACCCCATGTTGCGCAGGTCCTCGCACAGCATGCGTCGCGCAATCAAGATGTCGCGGCAATCGGCGTCGCTCCAAAATCGAATTCCGCCGCCAAGTGGGGGCTGATGATCTGGTCGATCGGCTGCGTATTGGCGGTTTTCCCCCTTCTACTAGGTGCGGTCCGCCATGAACGGATCTTGTCGGCCGCTGTCATCGCCAATGATTCTGATTGGCAGCGCGAATTGCAGGACTGTGCAAATCAATTGGGCTTAAAACGTCCGATTCGGTTATTCATCGCCAATGACGACACGATTCCTATGACCTGGGGCATTTTTCGGCCCGTGGTCTTGCTGCCGTCGAGTTGTGCGCAGTGGAATCTGCAGCGGCGGCGGGTCGTGCTGTTGCATGAGCTGGCCCACATTCAGCGGTGGGATTGTCCGGCACAACTGGTGGCCCGTGTCGCTTGCGCGGTGTATTGGTTCAATCCACTCGCTTGGTACGGTTTGCACCGTCTGCGGAGTGAATGCGAGCGCGCCTGCGACGACACCGTCGTCAATGCCGGCCAGCGCGTCATCGACTATGCCACTGAACTGGTCGACATTGCCGCCGCCTATCGCATTCCGCGTATGCCGGAGGCGGTTTGCATGGCTGGACAATGCCAATTAGTAGAACGCGTCGCTTCGATGCTCGACCCGTCCCGCGCGCACACGCCGCTTACCCGCCGCGGAGCATTGAGCACGATTTTGGCAACCATGGCACTATTAATGGCAACGGCGATCATTCAACCAGTCACCCGTATCGTCACAGCGGAAGAAAACGCCCCACCCGCCGCCGATTCAACGGACAACGCCAAACCCACAGCCGAGACGAAACGCCCAACGACCGATGCGCTCGGGGACCCACTGCCCGACGCGGCCCTGCTCAGAATGGGAACGATCCGCTTCCGACATCCTTCCAGTGTCGTCGATATGGCGCTTTCCCCTGATGAAAAAACCGTTGTCAGCATGGACGAAGAATTTATCGTCTGGGATGCGGTCACGGGCAAGGAACGCTGGCGAGGAAATACGCAAGATTTCGGATACCGTCTGCCACACGCCGCGTACGGTAATCGCGCAATCGTCTTTGCGGCGGACAGTCAAACATTTTATACGCCCGGCCGTTGGAACGAAATCGTCGCCTGGAATGTCGCTACCGGTGACCATGAAGTGATTATCCTGAAAGACGAGCAGCCAGAGCCGCGACGTCCGTTAGGACATTACAGTTCCCTTTCCATTGACATGACACGCGACGGTCAAATGTTTGCCTACGGCAATAAATCGAGACTGGCAGTGAGCAACAATGCTGGACAAGTCCTGTATGATATCGCCAATAATCCTGAAAATCTCATCAAACCCCAAGACATGAATCGGGACCGCTTGCACGCTGGCGGTGACTTTAGCTACGGCCGGTTTTCGCCCGATGGCACGGTCTTAGCCGTGGTGAACAGCGAATCCCCCAAAGAAATCCGACTACACGAGGCTAAGACTGGCAAAGAACTCCGGCGGATTCCCGTCACCTCGCTGCTCGTCCGTTTGGCGTTTTCGCCCGACAGCAAACAAATCGTCGCCACCGAACGGGACAGCGCGGTTCGCCTGTATGAAGTCGCCACCGGCGAAAAACTATGGGACTACAAAATCGAATTGAAAAATAAGGCGGAAAGTTATACTAGCGCTGTCGCCTTCAGCCCGGACGCCGAGACGATCGCTGTCTGCGCGCCGATTGGATCCGATCACGACATTCACTTGCTCCGGGCAGCTGACGGAAAACGCTTCGGCAAGCTGATCGAACATGGTTGGAAACCGTGGGCGGTCGCCTTCACAGCCGACAGCAAGACGCTGTTTTCCTCCGGCTGGGGTGGTGAGATTTACCGTTGGGATGTCGCCACACAAAAACAATTGACCTTGCCCGGCGCCCTTCGCGCGGGAGGGGCCTCGGCTGCGTCACCCGACGGAACAGCGGTGGCCTTTTGCGACGGCGAGGGAACGGTGCACGTGCTCGATCTGCCCGGTGGTGGCGAGCGGCAGCAACTGAAAATCCCGGGGACATACTTTTCGCTATTGACCTTCTCTCCCGATAGTCGGCAATTAGCGGGGGCGGGAGTCGCGGGCGATCAGGTGCAGACCACCGTGTGGGACCTGGCGGCGAGTGAAGTCGTTCACCGCTGGGATTGGCCCAAAGGCCACGATACTCATTCAGACTTCACCGACCTTTGCTATTCACCCGACGGGCAATTATTAGCGGCTGCGGTCTTCCGTCAGGACACAGGTTACATTTGGAATCTGACGACTGGCGAGCAGTTAGCCAAGCTCCCGCACCAAGAAATCCACGGACTCTCATTCAGCCCCGACAACCGCACATTAGTCACAGCCGGCTGGGATAAAATGGTCCGTTTTTGGAGCACTGAAACTGGAGAGAAGCTCCGCGACTTCAACATCGGCCAGTTAAAAGACCCTAAACTTGAAGGCGATATACGGATGCATTCGGTCCGTTATTCACCGCAAAGTAATCTGCTGGCGACTTTGCATTTGGACAGCCTCGTACGCATCTGGGATGCGGATGACCTGAGTTTGATTTCGGAAATTGACAATGAGGCATCCTTTAGCCAAGGTGGCACGGGGTTCTCACCCGATGGGCAGTGGTATGCCACCGGGGATCGAAAGGGACAGGTGCGGTTATACGATCCGCTCACCGGGCAAATCGTCTGGGAGCGGGGTCGACATCAAGACAGCACCAAAGCCCGGGGATTCGGCGGCAATGGGGAAACATTAATCAGCAGTGGCGACGGCGTTTGCTATCTGTGGGACCTGGAACCGGCCGAGCTTCCACTCGACAAATCCGTCGATGAACTTTGGAAAGATCTAAGCGGCGAAGACAGCCCCGCGGCGTATCGCGCCATCTGGGCCTTGTCGAAACAGCCGCAAGCTACAGTGAAACTATTTGGCAAAAAACTGCGGGCCGTTGAGGACGTCGTCGACATGAGTCGCGTCGGCCTGGACCTGTCCGATGAGGAAGCAAACCGCCGCAAACGCTTGAAGCGGCTCATGGTCGCCAAAAAACCAAGGATGGAAACCTTACCCACCGTTCAACGCGCGATCTCCTTGCTAGTGCAAATCGGCACGCCCGAAGCGGTCGCGTTGATCGAGAAACTCACCATCGCCAACAACAAAGCCGTCAACCAATCCGCCAAACACGCGCTATCACGAATCGAGAAACGCTAA